In Salinarimonas sp., a genomic segment contains:
- a CDS encoding lipoprotein-releasing ABC transporter permease subunit codes for MAQARGTKPFSAFEWMLAGRYLRTRRREGFVSVIAGFSFIGIMLGVATLIIVLSVMNGFRNELVSKIVGMNGHVFIAPIDSPLTDYVDVAETVEALPGVRRAVPTIEGQAFASSTVQGGGVLVRGVRAQDLTRLDQIAGNIVRGSLEGFGEEEGVVVGARLASQLGLQPGDTLTLISPRGAATPFGTAPRIKAYPVLALYEVGMTEFDAAFVYMPLAEAQAYFNRAGDVSVVEVFLEDAEAVAEARAAIEAAVERPIFLSDWTQRNSSFFSALRVERNVMFIILTLIVLVAALNIVSGLIMLVKDKSSDIAILRTMGATRGAVMRVFLITGASIGIVGTLAGLALGVVFTLNIQAIQDLVARITNQTLWDPTVRFLSEIPADIDWAEVGAVLGMAMALSLIATLYPSWRAARLDPVEALRYG; via the coding sequence ATGGCGCAGGCGCGCGGGACGAAGCCCTTCTCCGCCTTCGAATGGATGCTGGCCGGGCGCTATCTGCGCACCCGCCGGCGCGAGGGCTTCGTCTCCGTCATCGCGGGGTTCTCGTTCATCGGCATCATGCTGGGCGTCGCGACGCTGATCATCGTGCTCTCGGTGATGAACGGCTTTCGCAACGAGCTCGTCTCGAAGATCGTCGGCATGAACGGCCACGTCTTCATCGCCCCGATCGACAGCCCGCTCACCGACTACGTCGACGTCGCCGAGACCGTGGAGGCGCTGCCCGGCGTGCGCCGCGCGGTGCCGACGATCGAGGGCCAGGCCTTCGCCTCCTCCACCGTGCAGGGCGGCGGCGTGCTGGTGCGCGGCGTGCGCGCGCAGGACCTCACCCGGCTCGACCAGATCGCCGGCAACATCGTGCGCGGCTCGCTCGAAGGCTTCGGCGAGGAGGAGGGCGTCGTCGTCGGCGCCCGGCTCGCGAGCCAGCTCGGGCTCCAGCCCGGCGACACGCTCACCCTGATCTCGCCGCGGGGGGCGGCGACGCCCTTCGGCACCGCGCCGCGGATCAAGGCCTATCCCGTGCTCGCCCTCTACGAGGTGGGCATGACGGAGTTCGACGCCGCCTTCGTCTACATGCCGCTCGCGGAGGCGCAGGCCTATTTCAACCGCGCCGGCGACGTGAGCGTGGTGGAGGTCTTCCTCGAGGACGCCGAGGCCGTGGCGGAGGCCCGCGCGGCCATCGAGGCGGCGGTGGAGCGGCCGATCTTCCTCAGCGACTGGACGCAGCGCAATTCGAGCTTCTTCTCGGCGCTGCGGGTCGAGCGCAACGTCATGTTCATCATCCTGACGCTGATCGTGCTCGTCGCCGCGCTCAACATCGTGTCCGGCTTGATCATGCTGGTGAAGGACAAGTCCTCCGACATCGCCATCCTGCGCACGATGGGCGCGACGCGGGGCGCGGTGATGCGGGTGTTCCTGATCACCGGCGCCTCGATCGGGATCGTCGGCACGCTGGCGGGCCTGGCCCTCGGCGTGGTGTTCACCCTCAACATCCAGGCGATCCAGGATCTCGTGGCGCGCATCACCAACCAGACGCTCTGGGACCCGACCGTGCGCTTCCTCTCCGAGATCCCCGCCGACATCGACTGGGCCGAGGTCGGCGCCGTGCTCGGCATGGCGATGGCGCTCTCGCTGATCGCCACGCTCTACCCGTCCTGGCGGGCGGCGCGGCTCGACCCCGTCGAAGCCCTGCGCTACGGATGA
- a CDS encoding ABC transporter ATP-binding protein — translation MPALWLSQVERWYPQREGRLEILKGADFAVWPGEIVALVAPSGTGKSTLLHVAGLLERPDGGEVYVGGEPTAHMDDTGRTRLRREEIGFVYQFHHLLPEFSALENVVMPQIIRGLSKADARGRAGELLAFLGLGDRLDHRPAELSGGEQQRVAIARAVANAPRVLLADEPTGNLDPHTSSHVFQTLVSLVRASGLAAVIATHNHDLARRMDRCVSIREGRVIELAVPVAE, via the coding sequence ATGCCGGCGCTCTGGCTCTCGCAGGTGGAGCGCTGGTACCCGCAGCGCGAGGGGCGGCTCGAGATCCTGAAGGGCGCCGATTTCGCGGTGTGGCCCGGCGAGATCGTGGCGCTGGTCGCGCCGTCGGGCACCGGCAAGTCGACGCTCCTCCACGTCGCGGGCCTGCTCGAGCGCCCGGACGGCGGCGAGGTCTATGTCGGCGGCGAGCCCACGGCGCACATGGACGATACGGGCCGCACCCGGCTGCGGCGCGAGGAGATCGGCTTCGTCTACCAGTTCCACCATCTCCTGCCCGAATTCTCGGCTCTGGAGAACGTGGTGATGCCGCAGATCATCCGCGGCCTCTCCAAGGCCGATGCGCGCGGGCGCGCGGGCGAGCTCCTCGCCTTTCTCGGCCTGGGCGACCGTCTCGACCATCGCCCGGCCGAGCTCTCCGGCGGCGAGCAGCAGCGCGTCGCCATCGCCCGGGCCGTGGCCAACGCGCCGCGTGTCCTCCTGGCGGACGAGCCCACCGGCAATCTCGACCCGCACACCTCGTCCCACGTCTTCCAGACGCTGGTCTCGCTGGTGCGCGCATCGGGCCTCGCCGCGGTGATCGCGACCCACAATCACGACCTCGCCCGGCGCATGGACCGCTGCGTCTCCATTCGCGAGGGCAGGGTGATCGAGCTCGCGGTTCCGGTCGCGGAATAA
- a CDS encoding SulP family inorganic anion transporter produces MKSLSLDRLRADRLGNIRADLLAGLVVALALIPEAIAFSIIAGVDPKVGLYASFSIAVITAITGGRPGMISAATAATAVLMVTLVRDHGLQYLLVATVLAGLLQILAGWGGVHRLMRFVSRSVMTGFVNALAILIFMAQLPELIGVPSMTYVLVAAGLVVLYGFPRLTTAIPAPLVCIVVLTGVVWAFGVDVRTVGDMGELPSTLPVFLLPDVPFTFETLMIVLPYSAAVAAVGLLESLMTAQIVDDLTDTPSDKRRECVAQGLANTATGFMGGMAGCAMIGQSVINVKSGGRGRLSSFSAGVFLLVMIVALNDAVAGIPMPALVAIMIMVSVGTFSWSSLANLRTHPRSSSVVMLATVAGVVLTHNLAIGVLLGVLLSGIFFAWKIAQLFRVTSHLSPDGATRTYVVEGQLFFASAETFAAAFDYREVLERVVVDVSRAHIWDISSVSALDAVVLKFRREGAEVEIVGLNEASETIVDKLAIHDKPGALEKLLSH; encoded by the coding sequence ATGAAGTCCCTCTCCCTCGACCGCCTGCGCGCGGACCGGCTCGGCAATATCCGCGCCGACCTGCTGGCCGGGCTCGTCGTCGCCCTCGCGCTGATCCCCGAGGCCATCGCCTTCTCGATCATCGCCGGCGTCGATCCGAAGGTGGGCCTCTACGCCTCCTTCTCCATCGCCGTGATCACCGCGATCACCGGCGGGCGGCCCGGCATGATCTCGGCCGCCACGGCGGCGACGGCGGTCCTGATGGTGACGCTGGTGCGGGATCACGGCCTGCAATATCTCCTGGTCGCGACCGTGCTGGCCGGCCTCCTGCAGATCCTCGCGGGCTGGGGCGGCGTGCATCGCCTGATGCGCTTCGTCTCGCGCTCGGTGATGACGGGCTTCGTCAACGCGCTCGCCATCCTGATCTTCATGGCGCAGCTGCCGGAGCTGATCGGCGTGCCGTCGATGACCTACGTCCTCGTCGCCGCCGGCCTCGTCGTGCTCTACGGCTTCCCGCGCCTGACCACCGCGATCCCCGCGCCGCTCGTGTGCATCGTCGTCCTCACCGGCGTGGTGTGGGCCTTCGGCGTCGACGTGCGCACCGTCGGCGACATGGGCGAGCTGCCCTCGACCCTGCCGGTCTTCCTCCTGCCCGACGTGCCGTTCACCTTCGAGACGCTGATGATCGTCCTGCCGTACTCCGCGGCGGTGGCGGCGGTGGGCCTGCTCGAGTCGCTGATGACGGCGCAGATCGTCGACGACCTCACCGACACGCCGAGCGACAAGAGGCGCGAATGCGTGGCGCAGGGCCTCGCCAACACCGCCACCGGTTTCATGGGCGGCATGGCGGGCTGCGCCATGATCGGCCAGTCGGTGATCAACGTGAAGTCCGGCGGGCGCGGGCGGCTGTCCTCGTTCTCCGCCGGCGTCTTCCTGCTCGTGATGATCGTCGCGCTCAACGACGCCGTCGCCGGCATCCCGATGCCGGCGCTCGTCGCCATCATGATCATGGTGTCGGTGGGCACCTTCTCCTGGTCGTCGCTCGCGAACCTGCGCACGCATCCGCGCTCCTCGAGCGTGGTGATGCTCGCGACCGTCGCGGGTGTCGTCCTCACCCACAACCTCGCGATCGGCGTTCTGCTCGGCGTGCTCCTGTCGGGCATCTTCTTCGCCTGGAAGATCGCGCAGCTCTTCCGCGTCACCTCGCATCTCTCGCCCGACGGCGCGACCCGCACCTACGTCGTCGAGGGCCAGCTCTTCTTCGCCTCGGCCGAGACCTTCGCCGCCGCCTTCGATTATCGCGAGGTGCTCGAGCGCGTTGTGGTCGACGTCTCGCGGGCGCATATTTGGGACATCTCCAGCGTCTCGGCGCTGGACGCGGTGGTGCTCAAGTTCCGCCGCGAGGGCGCCGAGGTGGAGATCGTCGGCCTCAACGAGGCGAGCGAGACGATCGTCGACAAGCTGGCGATCCACGACAAGCCGGGCGCTCTCGAGAAGCTCCTGAGCCATTGA
- a CDS encoding universal stress protein: MSHIVACIDGSVYSESVADHAAWAGTRLNASVELLQVLGRREPPPADLSGSLRADASAHLLEELAAVDAERAKLVQKRARLLMGEAKARVEAGGVAQVGVTLRQGDLLDAVAEREGKASLIVVGKRGEGADFARMHLGSNLERLVRAARRPVLVASRAFKPIRRALIAYDGGAAAQKAVDHIARSPLFSDVETHLVTVGAETEAARRALDDAAARLADGGRRTRTHLVPGAPDEAIAALVADLGVDLLVMGAYGHTRVRNLFIGSTTTEMIRSCLIPVMLFR; this comes from the coding sequence GTGAGCCATATCGTCGCCTGCATCGACGGCTCGGTCTATTCCGAGTCGGTCGCCGATCACGCCGCCTGGGCCGGCACCCGGCTGAACGCCAGCGTGGAGCTCCTCCAGGTGCTCGGCCGCCGGGAGCCGCCGCCGGCGGACCTGTCCGGCAGCCTGCGCGCCGACGCCTCCGCGCATCTGCTCGAGGAGCTCGCGGCCGTCGACGCCGAGCGGGCGAAGCTCGTGCAGAAGCGCGCGCGCCTGCTGATGGGCGAGGCCAAGGCCCGCGTCGAGGCGGGCGGCGTCGCCCAGGTCGGCGTCACCCTGCGCCAGGGCGACCTCCTCGACGCCGTCGCCGAGCGCGAGGGCAAGGCGAGCCTGATCGTCGTCGGCAAGCGCGGGGAGGGGGCGGACTTCGCCCGGATGCATCTCGGCTCGAACCTCGAGCGGCTCGTGCGCGCGGCGCGCCGGCCCGTCCTCGTCGCCTCGCGGGCGTTCAAGCCGATCCGGCGGGCGCTGATCGCCTACGACGGCGGGGCGGCGGCGCAGAAGGCGGTGGACCACATCGCCCGCTCGCCGCTGTTCTCGGACGTCGAGACGCATCTCGTCACCGTCGGAGCCGAGACGGAGGCCGCGCGCCGCGCCCTCGACGACGCCGCGGCGCGGCTCGCCGACGGCGGTCGCCGGACGCGGACGCATCTCGTGCCGGGCGCGCCCGACGAAGCGATCGCCGCGCTCGTGGCGGATCTCGGCGTCGATCTCCTGGTCATGGGCGCCTACGGGCACACGCGCGTGCGCAACCTCTTCATCGGCTCGACCACGACGGAGATGATCCGCTCCTGCCTGATCCCGGTGATGCTGTTCCGGTGA
- a CDS encoding IlvD/Edd family dehydratase, protein MANGDGRGLRKGLTSYGDAEFSLFLRKAFIKGMGYSDDALERPIVGIVDTFSGYNACHATVPDLVEAVKRGVMLEGALPVPFPTISVHESFAHPTSMFLRNLMSMDTEEMIRAQPMDAVVLIGGCDKTVPAQLMGAASAGVPAIQLVTGPMLTGRHQGRKVGACTDCRGFWARYRAGEIDADEIAEVNSQLVPGAGTCGVMGTASTMALVTEALGMMAPGGATPPAVSADRRRIAETTGALAVRMAREGLAPGRIMTREAFENALVVLLATGGSTNAIVHLAAIAGRMGLTLDLAAFDRIGRSVPVLVDLKPSGKHYMEDLHAAGGLVTILRELRDHLHLDCLTVTGRTLGEEIEAAPKGFPQDIVAPITAPLYPEGGIAVLRGNLAPGGAIVKQSAASPALMRHRGRAVVFSSLADLAQRIDDPDLDVAEGDVLVLQNAGPKGAPGMPEAGYMPIPRKLAARGVKDMVRISDARMSGTASGTIVLHVTPESADGGPLALVRTGDTIALDVPARSLTLEVPEEALAARRGGFAPPVHDGADRGYKKLFLDTVQQADRGCDFDFLAPPSTGRVPRGGEGG, encoded by the coding sequence ATGGCGAACGGCGACGGGCGGGGGCTGAGGAAGGGCCTCACCAGCTACGGGGACGCGGAGTTCTCGCTCTTCCTGCGCAAGGCCTTCATCAAGGGGATGGGCTATTCCGACGACGCGCTCGAGCGCCCGATCGTCGGCATCGTCGACACGTTCAGCGGCTACAACGCCTGCCACGCCACCGTGCCGGATCTGGTCGAGGCGGTGAAGCGCGGGGTGATGCTGGAAGGCGCGCTGCCGGTGCCGTTCCCGACGATCTCGGTGCACGAATCCTTCGCCCACCCCACCTCGATGTTCCTGCGCAACCTGATGTCGATGGACACCGAGGAGATGATCCGCGCCCAGCCGATGGACGCGGTCGTTCTGATCGGCGGGTGCGACAAAACCGTTCCCGCGCAGCTGATGGGCGCGGCGAGCGCCGGCGTGCCGGCGATCCAGCTCGTGACCGGGCCGATGCTGACCGGGCGCCACCAGGGCCGCAAGGTCGGCGCCTGCACCGATTGCCGGGGCTTCTGGGCGCGCTACCGCGCGGGCGAGATCGACGCGGACGAGATCGCGGAGGTCAATTCGCAGCTCGTTCCGGGCGCGGGCACCTGCGGCGTGATGGGCACCGCCTCGACCATGGCGCTCGTCACCGAGGCGCTCGGCATGATGGCGCCCGGCGGCGCGACCCCGCCCGCCGTCTCCGCCGACCGTCGGCGCATCGCCGAGACCACCGGCGCGCTCGCCGTGCGCATGGCGCGCGAGGGGCTCGCGCCCGGCCGGATCATGACCCGCGAGGCCTTCGAGAACGCGCTCGTCGTGCTCCTCGCCACCGGCGGATCGACCAACGCCATCGTCCATCTCGCCGCGATCGCCGGGCGCATGGGCCTCACGCTCGACCTCGCCGCCTTCGACCGGATCGGGCGCTCCGTGCCGGTCCTCGTCGACCTGAAGCCGTCGGGCAAGCACTACATGGAGGATCTGCACGCCGCGGGCGGGCTCGTGACGATCCTGCGCGAGCTGAGGGATCACCTCCATCTCGACTGCCTGACCGTCACCGGCCGCACCCTGGGCGAGGAGATCGAGGCGGCGCCGAAGGGCTTTCCGCAGGACATCGTGGCGCCGATCACCGCCCCGCTCTACCCGGAAGGCGGCATCGCCGTCCTGCGCGGCAACCTCGCGCCGGGCGGCGCCATCGTGAAGCAGTCCGCCGCCTCGCCCGCCCTGATGCGCCACCGCGGCCGCGCGGTCGTGTTCTCCTCCCTCGCGGATCTCGCGCAACGCATCGACGACCCGGACCTCGACGTGGCGGAGGGCGACGTCCTCGTCCTGCAGAACGCCGGCCCGAAGGGCGCGCCCGGCATGCCCGAGGCGGGCTACATGCCCATCCCGCGCAAGCTCGCCGCCAGGGGCGTGAAGGACATGGTGCGCATATCCGACGCGCGCATGAGCGGGACGGCGTCGGGCACGATCGTGCTCCACGTCACGCCGGAATCGGCCGATGGCGGCCCGCTCGCGCTGGTGCGCACCGGCGACACGATCGCGCTCGACGTGCCCGCCCGCAGCCTGACCCTCGAGGTCCCCGAGGAGGCGCTCGCCGCCCGTCGGGGCGGCTTCGCACCGCCGGTCCACGACGGCGCCGATCGCGGCTACAAGAAGCTGTTTCTCGACACCGTCCAGCAGGCCGACCGAGGCTGCGACTTCGATTTCCTCGCGCCGCCGTCGACGGGGCGCGTTCCGCGGGGCGGGGAGGGCGGCTGA
- a CDS encoding PilZ domain-containing protein: MTWFDEDRRTDEEKRREVRRKIKILCVIYDPSTRLRVPAEILNISQRGAGIRCADASTIPDAFVLFIRGMEAMRRDCVVVRRTPTELGVRFRHR; the protein is encoded by the coding sequence GTGACCTGGTTCGACGAGGATCGCAGGACCGACGAGGAAAAGCGCCGCGAGGTCCGCCGCAAGATCAAGATCCTCTGCGTGATCTACGACCCCTCGACGCGACTTCGGGTGCCGGCCGAGATCCTCAACATCTCCCAGCGTGGCGCAGGGATCCGCTGCGCCGACGCGTCCACGATCCCCGACGCGTTCGTCCTGTTCATCCGCGGCATGGAGGCCATGCGCCGCGACTGCGTCGTCGTCCGCCGCACCCCGACGGAGCTCGGCGTGCGCTTCCGCCATCGCTGA
- a CDS encoding NUDIX hydrolase gives MGGKAKKRGKGSVQYGALPYEIAADGEVRVLLVTSRETRRWVIPKGWPMKGKAPHEAAAQEAFEEAGVLGEAAPEPIGTYVYWKRRKRTFKLLTVRVFPLRVRALAETWPEAGERRRAWAPLARAADLVDEPGLVSLLDGFTPPTP, from the coding sequence ATGGGCGGGAAGGCGAAGAAGCGCGGCAAGGGCTCGGTTCAGTACGGCGCGCTCCCCTACGAGATCGCCGCGGACGGCGAGGTCCGCGTGCTGCTCGTCACCTCGCGGGAGACGCGGCGCTGGGTGATCCCGAAGGGATGGCCGATGAAAGGCAAGGCGCCGCACGAGGCGGCGGCGCAGGAGGCCTTCGAGGAGGCGGGCGTCCTCGGCGAGGCCGCGCCGGAGCCGATCGGGACCTACGTCTACTGGAAGCGGCGCAAGCGCACCTTCAAGCTCCTCACGGTTCGTGTCTTTCCGCTGCGCGTGCGCGCGCTGGCCGAGACCTGGCCCGAGGCGGGCGAGCGCCGGCGCGCCTGGGCGCCGCTGGCGCGCGCCGCCGACCTCGTCGACGAGCCGGGGCTGGTCTCGCTCCTCGACGGCTTCACCCCGCCGACACCGTAG
- a CDS encoding trypsin-like serine protease has translation MRVGGTRAIVAAGALALHLAAWPAAAQDNSCRYAVDGACDEPDIGTGVCAAGTDSWDCRREGVLSADACHFARDGTCDEPSIGTAACPRRTDTTDCGGRWSPAFSGRDDRVFVDSTRAPWSSIGWIETASGHCSGVLVGPRLVLTAAHCFFKDDASNEREAASVFIAGRDGPNEVARSAVVREILPPRFDNRRHAQTSALDGEDWAFVVLEEPIGDVAGFMRVDPATREEMDARLAAGLLAAVTQAGYSGDHATKLTAHEGCAVTELFDDGTFFHECDTIDGDSGSPFFVADAEGFVVLGVMSAIYPKSDDDELEMGVLSERFYKAWLRLSEELR, from the coding sequence GTGCGGGTCGGCGGTACGAGGGCGATCGTTGCGGCGGGGGCGCTCGCGCTCCACCTCGCCGCATGGCCGGCCGCCGCTCAGGACAACAGCTGCCGCTACGCCGTCGACGGCGCCTGCGACGAGCCCGACATCGGCACCGGCGTCTGCGCCGCCGGCACCGACTCGTGGGATTGCCGCCGGGAGGGCGTGCTCTCCGCCGACGCCTGCCATTTCGCCAGGGACGGCACGTGCGACGAGCCGAGCATCGGCACGGCCGCGTGCCCGCGGCGCACGGACACGACCGATTGCGGCGGGCGCTGGAGCCCGGCCTTCTCGGGGCGCGACGACCGCGTCTTCGTCGATTCGACCCGCGCGCCCTGGAGCAGCATCGGCTGGATCGAGACGGCGAGCGGCCATTGCTCGGGCGTGCTGGTGGGCCCGCGCCTCGTGCTCACGGCGGCGCACTGCTTCTTCAAGGACGACGCCTCCAACGAACGCGAGGCCGCCAGCGTCTTCATCGCCGGCCGGGACGGTCCGAACGAGGTGGCGCGCAGCGCCGTCGTCCGGGAGATCCTGCCGCCGCGCTTCGACAACCGCCGTCATGCTCAGACCAGCGCGCTCGACGGCGAGGACTGGGCCTTCGTGGTGCTGGAGGAGCCGATCGGCGACGTCGCCGGCTTCATGCGCGTCGACCCGGCCACCCGCGAGGAGATGGACGCGCGCCTCGCCGCGGGTCTGCTCGCCGCCGTCACCCAGGCCGGCTACAGCGGCGACCACGCCACCAAGCTCACCGCGCACGAGGGCTGCGCCGTCACCGAGCTGTTCGACGACGGCACCTTCTTCCACGAATGCGATACGATCGACGGCGATTCCGGCTCGCCCTTCTTCGTCGCCGACGCCGAGGGCTTCGTCGTGCTCGGCGTGATGTCGGCCATCTATCCCAAGTCCGACGACGACGAGCTCGAGATGGGGGTCCTCTCCGAGCGTTTCTACAAGGCTTGGCTGCGGCTTTCCGAGGAGCTGCGCTGA
- a CDS encoding aspartate dehydrogenase → MTTTELKVGLAGLGGVGEAVAKALLAGVPGLSLTAIAVRDEARARGVLPGYAGAFASPATLAETCDVVVEGLPPALFREVAVPTLEAGRIFMPLSVGQLLTNWDLVALAADRGGRILVPTGALLGLDAVRAAAEGEIRSVSMVTRKPPAGLAGAPYVVENGIALEGLQEPLKIFSGTVREGVPGFPANLNVAAALSLAGIGPDRTSLEVWADPTVTRNTHTISVDADSARFTMTIENVPTQTNPRTGRITALSTIAALRGLVSPLKIGT, encoded by the coding sequence ATGACGACGACGGAGCTGAAGGTGGGGCTCGCCGGCCTCGGCGGGGTGGGCGAGGCGGTGGCGAAGGCGCTCCTCGCCGGCGTGCCTGGCCTCTCGCTCACCGCGATCGCCGTGCGCGACGAGGCGCGGGCCCGCGGGGTGCTGCCCGGATACGCGGGCGCCTTCGCCAGCCCCGCGACGCTCGCCGAGACCTGCGACGTCGTCGTCGAGGGCCTGCCGCCGGCGCTCTTCCGCGAGGTCGCCGTGCCGACGCTCGAGGCGGGGCGCATCTTCATGCCGCTCAGCGTCGGGCAGCTCCTGACCAACTGGGACCTCGTCGCCCTCGCCGCCGATCGGGGCGGGCGCATCCTCGTGCCGACGGGCGCGCTGCTGGGGCTCGACGCCGTGCGCGCCGCGGCGGAGGGCGAGATCCGCTCGGTCTCCATGGTCACCCGCAAGCCGCCCGCCGGGCTCGCGGGCGCGCCCTACGTGGTCGAGAACGGCATCGCGCTGGAGGGCCTGCAGGAGCCGTTGAAGATCTTCTCGGGCACGGTGCGCGAGGGCGTGCCGGGCTTTCCCGCGAACCTCAACGTCGCCGCCGCGCTCAGCCTCGCGGGTATCGGGCCGGACCGGACCTCGCTCGAGGTCTGGGCCGACCCGACGGTGACGCGCAACACGCACACGATCTCGGTGGACGCCGACAGCGCGCGCTTCACCATGACGATCGAGAACGTGCCGACGCAGACGAACCCGCGCACCGGCCGGATCACGGCGCTCTCCACCATCGCCGCCCTGCGCGGGCTCGTCTCGCCCCTGAAGATCGGGACCTGA
- the typA gene encoding translational GTPase TypA, with protein sequence MQLRNIAIIAHVDHGKTTLVDKLLSQSGAFRENQRVAERVMDSNDLEKERGITILAKATSVVWKDVRINIVDTPGHADFGGEVERILSMVDGAIVLVDAAEGPMPQTKFVVSKALKIGLKPIVAINKIDRPDARHVEVINEVFDLFAALDATDEQLDFPILYGSGRDGWMAAAPEGPQDQGLAPLFDLVLDHVPPAEVDPGPFRMLGTLLEANPFLGRIVTGRIASGTVKPNQTIKVLDRKGNVVEQGRVSKILAFRGIERQPIDLGEAGDIVSIAGLSKGSVADTFCDLSVETPIQAQPIDPPTVTMSFIVNDSPLAGTEGDKVTSRMIRDRLMKEAEGNVTLKIEESADKDSFYVSGRGELQLAILIETMRREGFELAVSRPRVVFKKDEETGDTLEPVEEVVIDVDEEHSGIVVQKMSERKGDMVEMKPSGGGRLRLVFHAPTRGLIGYQSELLTDTRGTAIMNRLFKAYEPYKGEMAGRTNGVLISNEMGEAVAYAMWNLEDRGPMVIEPGARVYQGMIIGIHTRDNDLEVNVLKGKKLSNVRSTGKDEAVRLTPPVRMTLERSLAWIQDDELVEVTPKSIRLRKAILDPNDRKRAEKQKEALAG encoded by the coding sequence ATGCAGCTGCGCAACATCGCGATCATCGCCCACGTCGACCACGGCAAGACGACCCTCGTCGACAAGCTCCTCTCGCAGTCGGGGGCGTTTCGCGAGAACCAGCGCGTCGCCGAGCGCGTGATGGATTCCAACGACCTCGAGAAGGAGCGCGGGATCACCATCCTCGCCAAGGCGACCTCGGTCGTCTGGAAGGACGTGCGCATCAACATCGTCGACACGCCCGGCCACGCCGATTTCGGCGGCGAGGTCGAGCGCATCCTCTCCATGGTGGACGGCGCGATCGTGCTCGTCGACGCCGCCGAGGGGCCGATGCCGCAGACGAAGTTCGTGGTCTCGAAGGCGCTGAAGATCGGGCTCAAGCCCATCGTCGCCATCAACAAGATCGACCGGCCGGACGCGCGTCACGTCGAGGTGATCAACGAGGTCTTCGACCTCTTCGCCGCGCTGGACGCCACCGACGAGCAGCTCGACTTCCCGATCCTCTACGGCTCGGGCCGCGACGGCTGGATGGCGGCCGCCCCCGAGGGTCCGCAGGACCAGGGCCTCGCCCCGCTCTTCGACCTCGTGCTCGACCACGTGCCGCCGGCCGAGGTCGATCCCGGCCCGTTCCGCATGCTCGGCACGCTGCTCGAGGCGAACCCCTTCCTGGGGCGCATCGTCACGGGGCGCATCGCGTCCGGCACCGTCAAGCCGAACCAGACGATCAAGGTCCTCGACCGCAAGGGGAACGTGGTCGAGCAGGGCCGCGTCTCGAAGATCCTCGCCTTCCGCGGCATCGAGCGCCAGCCGATCGATCTGGGCGAGGCGGGCGACATCGTCTCCATCGCCGGCCTGTCCAAGGGCTCGGTGGCCGACACGTTCTGCGATCTCTCCGTCGAGACGCCGATCCAGGCCCAGCCGATCGATCCGCCGACCGTGACGATGTCCTTCATCGTCAACGACTCGCCGCTCGCCGGCACCGAGGGCGACAAGGTCACGAGCCGCATGATCCGCGACCGCCTGATGAAGGAGGCCGAGGGCAACGTCACGCTCAAGATCGAGGAGAGCGCCGACAAGGATTCGTTCTACGTCTCCGGCCGCGGCGAGCTCCAGCTCGCCATCCTGATCGAAACCATGCGCCGCGAGGGCTTCGAGCTCGCCGTCTCGCGCCCGCGCGTGGTGTTCAAGAAGGACGAGGAGACGGGCGACACGCTGGAGCCCGTCGAGGAGGTCGTCATCGACGTCGACGAGGAGCATTCCGGAATCGTCGTCCAGAAGATGTCCGAGCGCAAGGGCGACATGGTCGAGATGAAGCCGTCGGGCGGCGGGCGCCTGCGCCTCGTCTTCCACGCGCCGACGCGCGGCCTGATCGGCTACCAGTCGGAGCTGCTCACCGACACCCGCGGCACCGCGATCATGAACCGCCTGTTCAAGGCCTACGAGCCCTACAAGGGCGAGATGGCCGGGCGCACCAACGGCGTCCTGATCTCGAACGAGATGGGCGAGGCCGTGGCCTACGCCATGTGGAACCTGGAGGATCGCGGCCCGATGGTGATCGAGCCCGGCGCCAGGGTCTACCAGGGCATGATCATCGGCATCCACACCCGCGACAACGACCTCGAGGTCAACGTCCTCAAGGGCAAGAAGCTCTCGAACGTGCGCTCCACCGGCAAGGACGAGGCGGTGCGCCTCACGCCGCCGGTGCGCATGACCCTCGAGCGCTCCCTCGCCTGGATCCAGGACGACGAGCTCGTCGAGGTGACGCCGAAGTCGATCCGCCTGCGCAAGGCGATCCTCGACCCGAACGACCGCAAGCGCGCGGAGAAGCAGAAGGAAGCGCTGGCGGGGTGA